The Procambarus clarkii isolate CNS0578487 chromosome 24, FALCON_Pclarkii_2.0, whole genome shotgun sequence genome includes a region encoding these proteins:
- the LOC138368276 gene encoding uncharacterized protein: protein MVIGVTGTFHSCLGLTERSWRTTQLYTGETISLVFEVSVKRHNVVSLLDAVWRHSPQQSTTRNIILEAVQAKVTFFYSILTQYTFSCRSFNSAAEVIGATTTSAAATTTSAAATTTSAAVTTTSAAVTTTSAAVTTTSAATTTTSATTTTTSAAVTTTSAAVTTTSAAATTTSAAVTTTSAAVTTSAATTTTSATTTTTSAAVTTTSAAVTTTSAAVTTTSTAVTTTSAAVTTSAAVTTTSAAVTTTSAAVTTTSAAATTTSAAVTTTSASVTTTSAAVTTTSAAVTTTSAAVTTTSAAVTTTSAAVTTTSAAATTTSAAVTTTSTAVTTTSATTTTTSAAATTTSAAATTTSAAVTTTSAAATTTSAAATTTSTATTTTSGAVTSESSSWRDAWTHALTPNVSVHLAIYRYPGISKLF from the coding sequence ATGGTAATCGGGGTGACAGGTACATTTCACAGTTGCTTGGGTCTGACAGAGAGGTCCTGGAGAACAACCCAACTCTACACAGGAGAAACAATTAGCCTTGTCTTCGAGGTCAGTGTCAAGAGACACAATGTAGTGTCTCTTTTGGACGCGGTATGGCGCCACTCACCGCAGCAGTCAACCACACGGAACATTATTCTGGAAGCCGTCCAAGCCAAAGTGACCTTTTTCTACAGTATATTGACGCAATATACATTTTCCTGCCGTTCATTTAACTCAGCAGCTGAAGTGATTGGTGCTACCACCACTAgtgctgctgctaccaccactagtgctgctgctaccaccactaGTGCTGCTGTTACCACCACTAGTGCTGCTGTTACCACCACTAGTGCTGCTGTTACCACCACTAGTgctgctactaccaccactagtgctactactaccaccactagtgCTGCTGTTACCACCACTAGTGCTGCTGTTACCACCACTAgtgctgctgctaccaccactaGTGCTGCTGTTACCACCACTAGTGCTGCTGTTACCACTAGTgctgctactaccaccactagtgctactactaccaccactagtgCTGCTGTTACCACCACTAGTGCTGCTGTTACCACCACTAGTGCTGCTGTTACCACCACTAGTACTGCTGTTACCACCACTAGTGCTGCTGTTACCACTAGTGCTGCTGTTACCACCACTAGTGCTGCTGTTACCACCACTAGTGCTGCTGTTACCACCACTAgtgctgctgctaccaccactaGTGCTGCTGTTACCACCACTAGTGCTTCTGTTACCACCACTAGTGCTGCTGTTACCACCACTAGTGCTGCTGTTACCACCACTAGTGCTGCTGTTACCACCACTAGTGCTGCTGTTACCACCACTAGTGCTGCTGTTACCACCACTAgtgctgctgctaccaccactaGTGCTGCTGTTACCACCACTAGTACTGCTGTTACCACCACTAgtgctactactaccaccactagtgctgctgctaccaccactagtgctgctgctaccaccactaGTGCTGCTGTTACCACCACTAgtgctgctgctaccaccactagtgctgctgctaccaccactagtactgctactaccaccactagtGGTGCTGTTACCTCCGAATCCAGCTCATGGCGTGACGCTTGGACTCATGCCCttacaccgaatgtctctgttcacctcgcAATATACAGGTACCCGGGAATTAGCAAACTATTTTGA